From a single Alloactinosynnema sp. L-07 genomic region:
- a CDS encoding phage tail domain-containing protein: MTAWLDVETWQVDGLLFGSTVDGAEYVVREVTGWSSSAAPRTARIPRPAAHGSYRSPNWKGDRVITLAGYVAVDDKVMALAVERRLERLCGDPEILYPLRHIDSTSGEDLTLWVELDAAILVNTRYDLSPLQVDFSLQVAASDQRKYTSTASTASTGLATPAEGGVAWDGTAGGTGTEWNGPAGTTGLEYQTTGGTLGTVDLVNAGTESTPVKFTITGNVTNPLVRNLTTGEVIAYGGTLTATDVLVIDTGTGAVTLNGANRRPQLTRADFFQIPQGTTRIQFEGTAVSGTPQLFAEWYSAY, translated from the coding sequence GTGACCGCGTGGCTCGACGTCGAGACGTGGCAGGTCGACGGGCTCTTGTTCGGGTCCACGGTGGACGGCGCCGAGTACGTCGTGCGGGAGGTCACCGGCTGGTCGTCGTCGGCGGCCCCGCGGACCGCGCGCATCCCGCGCCCGGCCGCTCACGGGTCCTACCGGTCACCGAACTGGAAGGGCGACCGGGTAATCACGCTCGCCGGCTATGTGGCTGTGGACGACAAGGTGATGGCGCTGGCCGTCGAGCGGCGCCTGGAGCGCCTGTGCGGTGACCCGGAGATCCTGTACCCGCTGCGGCACATCGACTCAACGTCCGGTGAGGACCTGACCCTGTGGGTGGAGCTCGACGCCGCGATCTTGGTCAACACGAGGTATGACCTGTCGCCGCTGCAGGTGGACTTCTCGTTGCAGGTGGCCGCGTCCGACCAGCGTAAGTACACGTCCACGGCGTCCACCGCGTCCACTGGGCTGGCGACCCCGGCCGAGGGCGGCGTCGCGTGGGACGGAACCGCGGGCGGCACCGGCACCGAGTGGAACGGGCCCGCTGGGACGACCGGCTTGGAGTACCAGACGACGGGCGGCACGCTCGGCACGGTCGACTTGGTCAACGCGGGCACCGAGTCGACGCCGGTGAAGTTCACGATCACCGGCAACGTCACGAACCCGTTGGTGCGCAACCTGACTACGGGCGAAGTGATCGCCTACGGCGGCACGCTCACCGCCACCGACGTGCTCGTCATCGACACCGGTACCGGCGCGGTGACGCTCAACGGCGCGAACCGTCGACCCCAGCTGACGCGCGCCGACTTCTTCCAGATCCCGCAGGGCACGACCCGAATCCAGTTCGAGGGCACCGCGGTGTCCGGCACTCCCCAGCTGTTCGCCGAGTGGTACAGCGCCTACTGA